TCCCCCTACGGCCTGCAGAGAAGGCACACATTGTCACATTTATCACCCATGATTCAGCCATAAACAAAATGTACACTTCAAATAAGTGGCCACTGGCCACCAGTTGATTATGTCACATTATTCCCtacatttccttttctttttttattctttgtgCTTGTCCACCAATCATAAATCTTTTATTTATCATTGTGCTTCAGATCCACTGAGTATTAAACTTTTAGGCTGTTCAGCCAACTGGAATTGAGATAAGAGACCAAAGGTAGAAAGTCAAGAGATGTGAACCTGGACATGATCTAGGACTCCATCACCATTTACATCAGCATGAAGGCCGCCCTCTTGAAGATGAAGCTGATGAGATCGATAAATTTTGCATTACATCGGTTAAGTCTAATATAACATAAATATTCCACTTTTGGTTATGACACAAGAAGGGAAATTGTGTGGGCATTTCGTTTACCTTACAGAAGGTGCGGCCAGTCGCCAAGTGAATAACTTCTATTCCTTCTTTTTGATGAGCTACAACGACATTAGGGACCCACCAAAGCTGAGTGTGGTTTGTTATGGTAGGAATATATTGATATGGCTGCATCAGCAACATAAACAGGTCAAAAAGGAACTTCAGCATACAATAAACAATTTTAGATTTAAATTGTTCACAAGTCACCTTCTTAGGTTTTGCTGAACCAGCATACCGTGTAGCTTTTCCAatcaagtttgaaattttttttgttgagtcCTTTCCAGGAAGATGGTTTTCTTCTGGCTTGTGGAAAGGTAAGTTAATAGTCTTTCCGGATGTTCTCTTCAATGTTTTCCTTTTGTGCCGCCTGAAATGTGCAAGTTCCAACAAAGTATCTTCTCTTCTATCCTGATAATGGTATGCAAATTGGCAAATCacttttcacaaaataatacaTTGAATTGAATAGGAGTGCAATTAATGGAGTAAAAGACAGTTTTTAAACCTACCCAATGATGTGGCATAACTCCAAGGATAGATTCTCTGAATTCCCTACATTCATACTACAATGTAACATGTATCAGGGGGCTTATCTCAAAATAATCTATCATAAATGAGGTCCAAATAAGCATGATTCATAAGGAGACGACAAGATGAAAACTACCATACTTTAGAAGGTAAAGAAAAATGTGTACAGAAgtgctttgtgtgtgtgtgtgtgtgtgtgtgtgagagagagagagagagagagagagagatttccaTAAGCTTCTTCGGGACCATTTCAAGTCGGAACTCAAATATTTCATATGTTACAAAACTCCATAGAATAAGAGTTTCACagcattatataaaaaaaatgaaaaattgattTAACATATCATACATTGGGTGACTGTAACAAGTAACTATGCAGTTTTGTAAATGGCAGAATAACACACCTCTCCTGGGCGACGACTGTTCATAGCCTGAACATCAAGTTTGTAGTTATGCTGTGGAATTAACCGTGAAGCATCTGAAGAATTCTCTTCAATATTCTAAACAATCAAATGACTGAATCAGCTGTTTGAGAAGCAAATACTTGAATATTCTTAACCAAAAGTTGGAATCATCAATCAGATAAGAGTTAAACACCAGGTAGTAGTGTAATAGCAACATGCATCAATAAGATGCTAAGAGAAAAAATTCTACCTTGTACACCTGCTATAAATTTGTTGAATATATTACACCAGAAAATTAGTGTCTTTTAGTTTCTAAGTATACTATGAACTATAAAGCAGAGAAGTGTCAAAATAAAAAGCATATGTACAAAACATATGAAGATCACCTCATTCTTTCTAGTCCATCTCACAGTTCCAGAGTTGCCAGCAAATGCATAAAAAGCAAAATGGCGTAAATCCACAGTTCCTGAACTCCCAGAAGCCTACACAAGATAGATAGAAAAACCTTCAAAACACACTACTACCAAGAACCAAAATAGAAAATAGCTGTTTATTACTGGTTTCATATAGTTTGTCCACCCAGAAGCTCAAATCTATGCATTATCATACTTCAAACCAAGAAATGAGAATGCTCAGTAAATGCAAACATCTGTAGATCAGGTTATCCACTCTAATTACAACATGCAAGAGTTTTTCAtctataacaacaacaacaacaacaaagccttttcccactaagtggggtcggctatatgaatcctagaacgccattgcgctcatttgtgtcatgtcctccgttagatccaagtactcaagtcttttcttagagtctcttccaaagttttcctaggtcttcctctactccttcggccccgaacctctgtcccgtagtcacattttcgaaccggagcgtcagtagaccttctttgcacatgtccaaaccaccggaaccgattttctctcatatttccttcaattttgtctactcctactttacctcggatatcctaattcccaatcttatcctttctcgtgtgcccatacatcccacgaagcatcctcatctccgctacacccattttgtgtacgttgatgcttcaccgcccaacattctgtgccatacaacatcgctggccttattgccgtcctataaaattttccttgagcttcagtggcctacgacggtcacacaacacgccggatgcactcttacacttcatccatccagcttgtattctatggttgagatctccatctaattctccgttctcttgcaagatagatcctaggtagcgaaaacggtcactttttgtgatcttcgctagattgctccggtcattagtgtggataagtatataaatggatagagataggaaagcaaacacaagatgtacgtggttcacccagattggctacgtccacggaatagaggagttctcattaattgtgaagggtttacacaagtacataggttcaagctctccttgagtgagtacaagtgaatgatttagtacaaatgacattaggaaatattgtgggagaatgatctcgtagccacgaaacttctaagtaccggagtgtggtatcgtcttgacttgccttatctgtctcataggtagatgtggcatcttctctggaagtactcttcctccatccaggggtggtatctgtaactggtggagatgcacaaggtaatgtatcaatttcacttgaagcttacttttagtttcatgcttggtcaagcgagatacaaaccatgtagtaggagtcccccaagtcgccgagctgggggatctgctgaaagaggtgacagacaaggtaagcaatcagagctccggctgattgttcacattctccctatcttgcaggcagcatgaaggataaagagaagaaaaatgaggagagatgatatgggatacttttgcttttgaagaagtaactttccacaggcttattcttgaactgggctggagggttttctggtttcctccagagtataaggccgactgaagaatttgagggtcaaaacaagtccatcaaatctagagtacgttcgaccctgctgatatgggatacttttgcttttggtagagtagtggatgtatcggcacgtgtgctgttacgcttgtctccacatgcttccttgtatccttctcacttgccctatctgttcctcaggcagatgcggtatcttccctggaagcataagatgttgaagatgagtactcgagagcaatgccaggtaagtaatcaggtaaggggttccaggcagtcagttcctggctggaagcttgattccaagtgctgactgattgctctctttctccttgtcttgcaggtaagaacaaggccaaaggaaaagacagggaaaaagcatgatatgggatactcttgcttttaaccctgatgatatgagatattcttgctctactatagcttgtttacagaggtattatcggggggaaagaaagctgaatatttcgaaaggctttgttgggagtgccctctcagataagagaaagggttgagcatttttgcaggtctgcctgtccgttagggatggaagtcgacatatataggagtctccctaacatcaagtaataatgctattcctttaccctacttggttatagcacggtagtgggagctgccagcttcacatgttttaactctgtcagagcactttgaaaaagtggtttgtggtatctggaaagctgatgttgcgtgtgaagattacagacctgtcgggggtctggctctcgagattcggagaacgatgcctcttcgatttttgagaaagcaatcctgttgggggtctggctctcgagattcggatagtggtgtctcttcaatttttgagaaagtaatcatgttgggagtctggctctcgagattcggagggccgtgcctcttcgattttggagcaagcaatcttgttgggagtgttttctcgaatgtgagtaaaggttgggcatgtttgctagtctaccttgccacgaagcacagaggttgacacacagggactttccaattatccagcagtggtactgttcctttaccctctcttcgattttgagaaagtaatcatgttgggagtctggctctcgagattcggagggcggtgcctcttcgattttggagcaagcaatcttgttgggagtgttttctcgaatgtgagtaaaggttgggcatgtttgctagtctaccttgccacgaagcacaaaggttgacacacagggactttccaattatccagcagtggtactgttcctttaccctctcttcgatttttgagaaagtaatcatattgggagtctggctctcgagattcggagggcggtgcctcttcgattttggagcaagcaatcttgttaggagtgttttctcgaatgtgagtaaaggttgggcatgtttgctagtctaccttgccacgaagcacagaggttgacacaccgggactttccaattatccagcagtggtactgttcctttacccttgtgggtaataatatggtagctagaccttcaaaatttatgtgtctaaactttgttagtgttgtttctttgcaattcttttacccttcttggtcagagcgatgtagtgggagctgcaagcttcacgtgtctcaactttgtcagagaactttggcaaagttatctgtggtacccatgagctactgttgcgtgtgggaagtgggtgattgaacagtacgattcatgtgctttctacttcgccagaaatcttcaacagaatgcccataatttccgcaaagctgagtgtgcgtgtgacaggtgctgacaaggctggaaaagtaggtgcctcttcgatttctgaaattggccctcgtggtctctgagcagcccagcttttgagaaagcaagcctcttcgatttctgagatcggcctttgtggtctttgagcagcccagcttttgagaaagcaaacacctcttcgatttctgagatcgaccctcgtggtctctgagcagcccagcttttgagaaagcaaacgcctcttcgatttctgagcaggcgcctcttcgatttctgaagcttcgtcgagtgcagatttttataggggctgacattaagttccaaagcacacttgaatatccaccagtagaagctccattcttgcacttctaagatcttgatttgtcagacctcttctctcttcaacacctttgaaaatgtctggcccctccgaccgtcgttttgacttgaaccttgttgaagaggcagccccgccttctccagacaacatatggcgcccatccttcgtctcccctactggtcctcttaccgttggagattccgtgatgaagaatgatatgaccgctgcggtagtggccaggaaccttctcactcccaaagataacagactactttccaaacggtctgatgagttgtctgttaaggattctctggctctcagtgttcagtgtgcaggttctgtgtctaatatggcccaacgcctatttgctcgaacccgccaagttgaatcattggcggctgaagtgatgagtctcaaacaggagattagagggctcaagcatgagaataaacagttgcaccggctcgcgcatgactatgctacaaacatgaagaggaagcttgaccagatgaaggaatctgatggtcaggttttacttgatcatcagagatttgtgggtttgttccaaaggcatttattgccttcgtcttctggggctgtaccgcgtaatgaggctccaaatgatcaatatctgatgcctcctccttctagggttttgtccagtactgaggctccgaatgatccccctccggtgccttctctttctggggctctaccgactgctgagacttctcctaagcaacctttgtgaaggctccctcttgtttgtttattttgactcaagtatatgtacatatttgtaacttatcgggaatatcaataaataagctttccttcatttcaacgtattgtgttaaatacaccaaagccttcttcgctaagttctttgaattttcttttgttgaagcttgtatgttgaagctttgtgagtggagcatataggttgaggtagtgttcccttaatttcccgagtgaggaaaacttttcggttggagacttggaaaatccaagtcactgagtgggatcggctatatgaatcttagaacgccattgtgttctgtcctgtgtcatgtcctccgttagatccaagtactctaagtcttttcttagggtctcttccaaagttttcctaggtcttcctctgccccttcggccctgaacctctgtcccatagtcgcatcttctaatcggagcgtcagtaggccttctttgcacatgtccaaaccaccgtaaccgattttctctcatctttccttcaatttcggctactcctactttaccccggatatcctcattcctaatcttatcctttctcgtgtgcccacacatccaacgaagcatcctcatctccgctacacccattttgtgtacgtgttgatgcttcaccgcccaacattctgtgccatacagcatcgccggccttattgccgtcctataaaattttcccttgagcttcagtggcatacgacggtcacacaacacgccggatgcactcttccacttcatccatccagcttgtattctatggttgagatctccatctaattctccgttcttttgcaagatagatcctaggtaacgaaaacggtcgctctttggtatttcttgatctccgatcctcacccctaactcgttttggcctccatttgcactgaacttgcactccatatattctgtctttgatcggcttaggcgaagacctttagattccaacacttctctccaaaggttaagctttgcatttaccccttcctgagtttcatctatcaacactatatcgtctgcgaaaagcatacaccaaggaatatcaccttgaatatgtcctgttaactcattcattaccaacgcaaaaaggtaaggacttaaggatgagccttgatgtaatcctacagttatgggaaagctttcggtttgtccttcatgagttcttacggcagtctttgctccttcatacatatcctgtatagcttggatatatgctactcgtactcctttcttctctaaaatcctccaaagaatgtctcttgagaccctatcatacgctttttccaaatctataaagaccatgtgtaaatcctttttcccatctctatatctttccatcaatcttcgtaagagatagattgcctccatggttgagcgccctggcatgaacccgaattggttgtccgaaacccgtgtctcttgcctcaatctatgctcaatgactctctcccagagcttcattgtatgactcattagcttaattcccctatagttcatgcaattttgtacatcacccttattcttgtagataggcaccaaagtgctcattcgccactcattcggcatcttcttcgttttcaaaatcctattgaaaaggtcagtgagccatgttatacctgtctctcccaaaactttccacacttcgattggtatatcgtctgggcctactgcttttctaagcttcatcttcttcaaagctacacccacttcttccttccggattctacgataaaaagagtagtttctacactcttctgagttactcaactcccctaaagaagcactcctttcatgtccttcattgaaaagattatgaaaataacctttccatctgtctttaaccgcgttctctgtagcaagaacctttccatcctcatccttgatgcacctcacttggtttaggtcttttgtcttcttttcccttgctctagctagtttatagatatccaactctccttctttggtatctagtcgcttatacatatcgtcataagccgctaacttagcttctctcacagctttcttcgcctcttgcttcgcctttctatacctttcaccattttcttcgcctcttgcttcgcctctttcttcgcctcttgcttcgcctttctatacctttcaccatttttcatCTATAAACCAAAAAATGTTTTTTACCTCCTTTTCAGTTAAATTTCTTCTATGCTGCTCAGCACTTCTCTCTGCCATCCCAATTTCTTCAAAAGGGTCCATGGAAATCTAAAAAATGACAAGAAATCACCTTTAAGAGCACTGTAGACTGAGTAAAAATGTGAGCCTTCAGTTTAAACATTACAATGGCAATAACAGGTCAAAATGTAGAAGTCTGGTTTCAATCAAGTACTCCAAAAAAAGGAGTTAAGACAACAAGAACGGACAACAAAAGGAACTTGTGAAATACCAGGAGCACAGAAGCAACGAATATAGAAAAATGAAAGATGTAACAATCGCAAGTAAGTCCAATTTGAACACTTTATAATCGATATTCATCTTGACATAAAAGTGAAAAGAAGATTACGGTCCGCATTTCTTTATTGACATCCTAAAAGTTTGTAAAGACATTTAATGAAGGGATGCTAAAGCTAGTAGATAATGCTTGTAAAGGTGGGCTTTAAAGTTCGCAAACAATATTGGCAGTGGGGTATATACTTGTAACCACACATGATTTCTCCATAACGGATACTCGAAAGAAAAGTTGATTAGTAAATCCAGAACAAATGGAAACAAATTAGAACCAAATAATATAACAAGAAACATACATGAGGCTGCATTTCCATCCTCCCACCAACAATCACCAATCCTGTATCCCCATGCTTCAAGGTGTAATTACTTATTGAGATGGCAATCTCCCTATGGTGAGCATTATGTGGAAAATCCTCCTGTAAAATGCCCACTAGAATAAGAATACCCAATCGAATAACACCAACCAAGTTACCATTTCCCTAGAGAGATATGAAACAAAATTCCAAACTTTCCACAAACCTGTAAATCGACTTTCCACAGCCTTTGGAGGTTGGAATCAAAGCACATAACAGACCAACCCGACGTAACAACGACCAAAACTTGCCTAGGTCTTTGCCCCGGCCTAAGCTTGTCAATAACCCCGGTAGCCATTGCCACGGCCCGTCTGCCGGATGAGATGCGGATTTTGTCAGGCAAAAGGCTCACCTCCGCAAGCACACGCGCGTTGCTGAATCCTTCGTCCACACGCCTACTATGAGGCTCCAAAACCTAACAATAACAGAAATTACCTATAACATTAAACCCTAAACATACCTAACAAGCAACAATGAAAATTAAGAGAGAGAAACCTGGATTTTGGCATCGTGAGTGGCGATGAGGACTTCCTTCTTGCCGTCGCCGTTGAGATCGGCGACGATCGGCGGAGGAAGGCGGTCGCCTTCGAACTTGATTGGGTAGTCGTCGGAGAGGTGCATCCACGCCTCTCTGAAGGAGAAATCACCCTCGTGCTGAAATTTCAAACATCAAAATCCAATCAGAAACAATTCGCTTCGATTTCAATTGAAAAGAAATGCACAAATTCGGTCGTCGTTAGGGTTTTTTAGGATTTTGAAGGGACctgaagagagaagaagatggcGAAGGCGCAGAGCATGAGAATTGCCAAATCTCGCTTCCTCATGGCGAAGTCTCTGCCGCCGAGAATCCAATTTCGCGGAGGACGGAGAGGACGGAGTGTTGAGCTGCAGTGGTGAGTGGAGCCTTCTAGACTCTCCGACTGTGAGAGACCGTTACTTTCGGGTAGATTTTACCTCCAGTATTCCAGACAATCGCGTATTACTTCCGGAACTTCCTCTTGCTTtggcctttttatttttattttttttaatttaaaagaaattatgaaacgaaagttttttttttttttaaccaaaaatatTATGAACGTTAAAAAGGAAGCAGACTTAGCTTCACAATAGATTATTAATAATATGGTCTAAATTTTTCTTTGACGGAGAAtcaacctaagatctctcaatATTCTCGACAAAAAATAATTGAGATTTTCACTAAAGATAAATTTAAACTATATTATTATTAACTTATTACAAAGTTTAGTCTAATCTccttattaattaaaaattaaaaacgaaataaTTATAAAGGGAAGAGTGCAAGGAGTAAAAGGGATGGGAGGAAATGATTCCCCTACCATTTTTATCAAGACGAGATATGTAATCCTGGGTTAATACTAACCAACTAACCAAACAAGCCAAAATAACCAGAAACACGCAGATCCCAACTCTCCTTTGACCCAAGTTATACGCCCCCGGGGTCTGATTTGATCCGAACCCTCAACAACCGCCGGCGGTGCTGCGCTCATTTTCTCCACTGCGGCCCATCCAAAGGTACTCCCTCTGCTCATCTTCCTCTGTGTCCACGATTTGTGTTTGTGTTACTACTCTTACATTTAGCCACGGTTCTTCAACCGCTTTAACTTTTCCTGACGGTTTCTCTTAGTATTTGGTGTCTGATTTGTTCTGATGCTTCCACGCCTTTTAGTGGTTTCACTTAGCTAGAAACGGTGATTAAAGATGTTTAATTAGAGTTCCTAATTGATAACTGATAAGGAAGTTGGTCAACTTTGTTTTAATCGAGCCATATGCTAATTTAATTTAAACTGTGGGATTCGAAATTGAACTGAAAAGGAGAGGATACAGCACTAACCAACTTGTTTACGCGACTACCGCAGAATTGGTCCTCTTTAGTATGGTAAAGATGAAGCTAAACATTGGTATTTTCAAAATAGGCTAGTAACAATTTGTGTGTTGGTTTTCAAATGCGGGAATGGCTATGATACTTGCATGTTTTTAATGAAATCATCATATGGCCGTCGGATATATTTCAGGCTGACCATCGAGGAGGTGcttgtattaaatac
Above is a window of Malus sylvestris chromosome 15, drMalSylv7.2, whole genome shotgun sequence DNA encoding:
- the LOC126603407 gene encoding uncharacterized protein LOC126603407, producing MRKRDLAILMLCAFAIFFSLQHEGDFSFREAWMHLSDDYPIKFEGDRLPPPIVADLNGDGKKEVLIATHDAKIQVLEPHSRRVDEGFSNARVLAEVSLLPDKIRISSGRRAVAMATGVIDKLRPGQRPRQVLVVVTSGWSVMCFDSNLQRLWKVDLQEDFPHNAHHREIAISISNYTLKHGDTGLVIVGGRMEMQPHISMDPFEEIGMAERSAEQHRRNLTEKEASGSSGTVDLRHFAFYAFAGNSGTVRWTRKNENIEENSSDASRLIPQHNYKLDVQAMNSRRPGEYECREFRESILGVMPHHWDRREDTLLELAHFRRHKRKTLKRTSGKTINLPFHKPEENHLPGKDSTKKISNLIGKATRYAGSAKPKKPYQYIPTITNHTQLWWVPNVVVAHQKEGIEVIHLATGRTFCKLHLQEGGLHADVNGDGVLDHVQAVGGHGAEQTVASGSMEVLRPCWAVATSGVPVREQLFNASICHHSLFNVFQHGEYSRGFGRTHDLASLEVATPILIPRRDGHRHRKGSHGDVVFLTNRGEVTSYSPGLHGHDAVWQWHLTTGAIWSNLPSPSGMTEAGNVVPTLKSFSLRVHDIQEVVLAGGEQQAVVISPGGSIVTSIDLPAPPTYALITEDFSNDGLTDLIVVTNTGVYGFVQTRQPGAFFFSTLVGCLILVMGIIFVTQHLNSIKGKPRASSSH